Proteins found in one Erythrobacter sp. 3-20A1M genomic segment:
- a CDS encoding PilZ domain-containing protein — protein sequence MLAPDRQAIATEAGEGEQQRAAPRFQLMLRPARLICREAEYLGLIRDISANGAKIQFFHPVPEACKMAMELREDMVVEMERRWATESSAGYEFASPIDVERVLQPDPSHPRRKPRLCLPRPMILTVDGHDVPARLHNISQQGACIECDYGLARYQLIRIHIDGIGQRHAKVLWHKQGRYGLVLEETFELREFACLLAALSVES from the coding sequence ATGTTGGCGCCAGACCGACAGGCAATCGCGACGGAAGCAGGCGAGGGCGAACAGCAGCGCGCCGCGCCGCGCTTCCAATTGATGCTCCGCCCGGCGCGGCTGATTTGTCGCGAAGCCGAGTATCTGGGCCTGATTCGCGATATTTCAGCCAACGGCGCGAAGATCCAGTTTTTCCATCCGGTACCGGAAGCGTGCAAGATGGCGATGGAACTGCGCGAGGACATGGTGGTCGAGATGGAGCGCCGCTGGGCCACCGAATCGAGCGCCGGCTACGAGTTCGCGTCTCCGATCGATGTCGAACGCGTGCTTCAGCCCGACCCTTCGCACCCCAGGCGCAAACCGCGCCTGTGCCTGCCACGCCCGATGATACTGACTGTCGACGGACACGACGTGCCGGCCCGGCTGCATAATATTTCCCAGCAGGGCGCATGCATCGAATGCGATTACGGTCTTGCGCGCTACCAGCTGATCCGGATCCATATCGACGGGATCGGGCAACGCCATGCCAAGGTTCTCTGGCACAAGCAGGGGCGCTACGGACTGGTGCTGGAGGAGACCTTCGAACTGCGCGAATTCGCCTGCCTGCTCGCGGCGCTTTCCGTCGAATCCTGA
- a CDS encoding integration host factor subunit beta: MIRSELLQALGKENPELRPEEIEQVVEIFFDEIAGRLAEGGRVELRGFGAFSTRERDARTGRNPRTGEAVEVPAKRVPYFKAGKEMREALNENG; the protein is encoded by the coding sequence ATGATCCGTTCCGAACTGCTCCAGGCCCTGGGTAAGGAAAATCCCGAACTGCGTCCGGAAGAGATCGAGCAGGTTGTGGAGATTTTCTTCGACGAAATCGCCGGCCGGCTGGCCGAAGGCGGACGGGTGGAATTGCGGGGCTTTGGCGCGTTCTCGACGCGGGAGCGCGATGCGCGCACCGGTCGCAATCCGCGCACGGGCGAAGCGGTCGAGGTTCCGGCGAAGCGCGTTCCCTATTTCAAGGCAGGCAAGGAAATGCGCGAGGCGTTGAACGAGAACGGCTGA
- a CDS encoding GntR family transcriptional regulator has translation MPPAAVSRPVYLRLRDLIAAAIIEGRYRAGDMLPSVRAFAAEQGANPLTVAKAYQQFQADGLVEVQRGVGMFVAAGAAEKLRRTERETFLEVDWPEIRARIERLEIDPERLFPAIVSE, from the coding sequence ATGCCGCCCGCCGCCGTGTCCCGCCCCGTCTATCTGCGCCTGCGCGATCTGATTGCCGCCGCGATCATCGAGGGGCGGTATCGAGCGGGCGACATGCTGCCCAGCGTGCGCGCCTTTGCCGCCGAACAGGGTGCCAATCCGCTGACCGTCGCCAAGGCCTATCAGCAGTTTCAGGCGGACGGGCTGGTCGAGGTCCAGCGCGGTGTCGGCATGTTCGTCGCCGCCGGCGCGGCGGAGAAGCTGCGGCGGACCGAGCGGGAAACCTTCCTCGAGGTGGACTGGCCGGAAATCCGCGCGCGCATAGAACGGCTCGAGATCGATCCCGAGCGTCTGTTCCCCGCTATCGTCTCCGAATAG
- a CDS encoding amidohydrolase: MTTIQYRLAAALVLCGLLPACATTGESAQTASASDTAQEAPYPSTYARYPGVPTALVGATVYDGLGGQIDNGTVLFAEGEVVGIGTADMAIPAGYTRIDGRGKFVTPGVIDIHSHLGDYPSPSVDALSDGNEATSPTTPEVWAEHSIWPQDPGFSRALANGGVTSLQILPGSANLMGGRSATIKNVPSRTVQGMKFPGAPYGFKMACGENPKRVYGNRGRMPSTRMGNFAVDRQTWIDAQGYDGKKRDLAKETLKGVLDGKILVHNHCYRADEMALVIDMAKEMGYKVTAFHHAVESYKIADLLRENDVCSAVWADWYGFKMESYDGIPENAALLQQAGACVVIHSDDENGIQRLNQEAAKAQAAGHRIGIDIPDGQVVRWFTFNAAKAMGIGDRTGSLEAGKMADVVLWNGDPLSVYSRPEKVWVDGALLFDADDPKRRPVSDFELGQPGEGDVK, from the coding sequence ATGACGACGATACAATACCGCCTGGCCGCCGCACTGGTTCTGTGCGGCCTGCTGCCCGCTTGCGCGACCACCGGCGAGAGCGCGCAGACCGCCTCCGCCAGCGATACCGCGCAGGAAGCGCCCTACCCCTCCACCTATGCGCGCTATCCCGGGGTCCCCACCGCGCTGGTCGGCGCGACGGTCTATGACGGGCTGGGCGGCCAGATCGACAACGGCACGGTGCTGTTCGCGGAGGGCGAAGTCGTCGGCATCGGCACGGCGGACATGGCCATTCCCGCCGGATACACCCGGATCGACGGGCGCGGAAAATTCGTCACGCCGGGCGTGATCGACATCCACAGCCATCTGGGCGACTACCCCTCCCCGTCCGTCGATGCGCTGAGCGACGGCAACGAGGCGACCAGCCCGACCACGCCCGAGGTGTGGGCCGAACATTCTATCTGGCCGCAGGACCCCGGTTTCTCGCGCGCGCTGGCCAATGGCGGCGTCACCTCTCTGCAGATCCTGCCGGGCTCCGCCAATTTGATGGGCGGGCGCTCCGCCACGATCAAGAACGTGCCCAGTCGCACGGTGCAGGGCATGAAATTTCCCGGCGCGCCCTATGGCTTCAAGATGGCCTGCGGCGAGAACCCGAAGCGGGTCTATGGCAACAGGGGCCGCATGCCATCCACCCGCATGGGCAATTTCGCAGTCGATCGCCAAACATGGATCGACGCACAGGGCTATGACGGCAAGAAGCGCGATCTGGCCAAGGAAACGCTGAAGGGGGTGCTGGACGGGAAAATCCTGGTCCACAACCACTGCTACCGCGCCGACGAGATGGCGCTGGTGATCGATATGGCCAAGGAGATGGGCTACAAGGTCACCGCCTTTCACCATGCGGTGGAAAGCTACAAGATCGCGGACCTGCTGCGCGAAAACGACGTGTGCAGCGCGGTCTGGGCGGACTGGTACGGCTTCAAGATGGAAAGCTACGACGGCATTCCCGAAAACGCCGCGCTGCTGCAGCAGGCGGGGGCCTGCGTGGTGATCCACTCGGACGACGAGAACGGTATCCAGCGGCTCAATCAGGAAGCGGCCAAGGCACAGGCCGCCGGGCACCGCATCGGGATCGATATTCCCGACGGGCAGGTGGTGCGCTGGTTCACCTTCAACGCGGCCAAGGCCATGGGGATAGGCGACCGGACCGGCAGTCTGGAGGCCGGCAAGATGGCCGACGTCGTGCTGTGGAACGGCGATCCGCTGAGCGTCTATTCGCGGCCCGAGAAGGTCTGGGTCGACGGCGCGCTGCTGTTCGATGCGGACGATCCCAAGCGCCGACCGGTCAGCGATTTCGAACTCGGCCAGCCCGGCGAAGGAGACGTGAAATGA
- a CDS encoding amidohydrolase family protein, whose amino-acid sequence MIGRLLLTATGALALAVPSVAQDMAITNATVATGDGSDPIEGATVIVRGGKVVAAGRDVAVPAGMEAIDGTGKWVTPGIFSAITSLGLWDVEAVGESDDTSARGGPFSAALDVATALNPDAQPVLVNRMGGVTRASIVANPSASIFGGQGAIVDLGADPDMVTRRRAFQTVALGEGGARLAGGSRVSAQALLRNALREARQYGDDAQIPGMASQPPEQRSGDDIPLDPRLVDNRTERGDDSLLTRFDASALVPVVRGEQPLYVYVERAADIRSVLALTGEFPQLKLVLVGASEGWLAARDIAAAGVPVIADPLDDLPSSFEQIAATQSNVGRMMRAGVKVALGKLGGGTGSQPRNAPQFAGNLVALTKLPGATGLSWGEALASITSVPAEIAGYGGRLGVLAPGAAGDVVVWDGDPLEVSSAPVRIFIDGVEQPMENHQTRLRDRYRNLERGDLPKAYDW is encoded by the coding sequence ATGATCGGCAGGCTCCTCCTTACCGCCACCGGCGCATTGGCGCTCGCCGTTCCATCGGTCGCGCAGGACATGGCGATCACCAATGCCACCGTCGCGACCGGCGACGGCAGCGATCCGATCGAGGGCGCGACCGTGATCGTGCGCGGGGGCAAGGTCGTTGCCGCCGGGCGCGACGTCGCGGTACCCGCGGGGATGGAGGCCATCGACGGGACCGGCAAATGGGTGACGCCCGGCATCTTCTCCGCCATCACCTCGCTCGGCCTGTGGGATGTCGAGGCGGTCGGCGAGAGCGACGACACCTCCGCGCGCGGCGGGCCGTTCAGCGCCGCGCTGGATGTCGCGACCGCGCTCAACCCGGACGCGCAGCCGGTGCTGGTCAACCGCATGGGGGGGGTCACCCGCGCCAGCATCGTGGCGAACCCCTCCGCCTCCATCTTCGGCGGCCAGGGGGCGATCGTCGATCTTGGTGCGGACCCCGACATGGTCACGCGCCGCCGCGCCTTCCAGACCGTGGCGCTCGGCGAAGGCGGGGCCCGCCTCGCCGGGGGCAGCCGCGTGTCCGCGCAGGCGCTGCTCCGCAATGCGCTGCGCGAAGCGCGGCAGTATGGCGACGACGCGCAGATACCGGGCATGGCTTCGCAGCCGCCCGAACAGCGCAGCGGCGACGACATTCCGCTCGATCCCCGCCTGGTCGACAACCGGACCGAGCGCGGCGACGACAGCCTGCTGACACGCTTCGACGCCTCCGCGCTGGTCCCGGTCGTGCGCGGGGAGCAGCCGCTTTACGTCTATGTCGAACGCGCCGCGGACATCCGCTCGGTACTGGCGCTGACCGGCGAGTTCCCGCAATTGAAACTGGTGCTGGTGGGCGCGAGCGAAGGCTGGCTGGCGGCGCGCGACATCGCTGCGGCCGGGGTTCCGGTTATCGCCGACCCGCTCGACGACCTGCCTTCCAGCTTTGAACAGATCGCCGCCACGCAGAGCAATGTCGGGCGGATGATGCGCGCCGGGGTGAAGGTGGCGCTCGGCAAACTGGGCGGCGGCACGGGCTCTCAGCCGCGCAATGCGCCGCAATTCGCCGGCAACCTCGTCGCGCTGACGAAGCTGCCCGGCGCGACCGGGCTCAGCTGGGGCGAGGCGCTGGCCTCCATCACCTCGGTGCCCGCCGAGATCGCGGGCTACGGCGGGCGGCTGGGCGTGCTGGCACCTGGCGCGGCGGGAGACGTGGTGGTGTGGGACGGCGACCCGCTGGAGGTGTCGAGCGCGCCGGTGCGCATCTTCATCGACGGGGTGGAACAGCCGATGGAGAACCACCAGACGCGCCTGCGCGACCGCTATCGCAACCTCGAACGCGGCGATCTGCCCAAGGCCTACGACTGGTAA
- a CDS encoding NnrU family protein yields the protein MNPLTSLIAASIAFVGSHFAMSHPLRPALVERLGRFGFMALYTLVSFLTLGWMIAAFVATPAGDLPSTGLAGWIVATLLTLPAAILLGGSFAGNPAFPQPGADRLATGKTPRGVFRVTRHPMMWGVALWAVAHIVLWWDWRSVIFAAALLILALVGSHLQDCKKRALMGDAWAKWEARTSYWPRWGALFRVGIVWWLVGLALWLAFTYAHIHAGGIPAGIWRWV from the coding sequence ATGAACCCGCTGACATCCCTGATTGCGGCCAGCATCGCCTTCGTGGGCAGCCACTTTGCGATGTCGCATCCGCTGCGCCCTGCTCTGGTCGAACGCTTGGGCCGCTTCGGGTTCATGGCGCTCTACACCCTTGTCAGTTTCCTGACACTGGGCTGGATGATCGCGGCATTCGTGGCCACCCCCGCGGGCGACCTTCCTTCCACCGGTCTGGCTGGCTGGATCGTCGCCACACTGCTGACGCTGCCCGCCGCAATCCTGCTTGGCGGATCGTTCGCGGGCAATCCCGCCTTTCCGCAGCCGGGCGCGGACCGGCTCGCGACGGGGAAGACACCGCGCGGTGTGTTCCGGGTCACGCGCCATCCGATGATGTGGGGCGTTGCGCTATGGGCCGTGGCGCACATCGTCCTGTGGTGGGACTGGCGCAGCGTCATCTTCGCCGCGGCGCTGCTGATCCTCGCGCTGGTCGGCAGCCATCTGCAGGATTGCAAGAAGCGCGCCCTGATGGGCGATGCATGGGCGAAGTGGGAGGCGCGCACAAGCTACTGGCCGCGCTGGGGCGCGCTGTTCCGCGTGGGGATCGTCTGGTGGCTGGTCGGCCTCGCCCTGTGGCTGGCGTTCACCTACGCCCACATTCACGCCGGCGGCATCCCGGCCGGGATATGGCGCTGGGTCTGA
- a CDS encoding S41 family peptidase, translated as MVTLPSKTHAVAIALAALALGALPVPGTAPSARAADRAETTVDYRAAARELAPLIDARYAYRETLPHGLFALTPVLAAEADSVHDARSLLRFAERALFLLADHHASTGSNLADSWGLVPSYSDLWLEKQGDAFVVTAVREGSPAARAGITPGARLLAVDGVAIQQAVSAFWADLGTTGSPVRDAFAARVLATGRRDRPRRLTLQLPGKPPRDYALANLYQAATGAEDATGPITVSSAPGAATIRFANSLGDGDAIAAFDAAMARIDPAAPVVIDLTDTPSGGNTVVARAIMGWFAKEATPYQRHADPAEERETGIAHQWLELVMPRGRYHAGAVTVRVGRWTGSMGEGLAIGLAQLGAHVCGGPMAGLRGSIESFPLRDGGVRIAFPTQRLMTVNGTPREEVVPPPCASGG; from the coding sequence ATGGTGACGCTACCGTCGAAGACCCATGCGGTCGCCATCGCGCTGGCGGCGCTCGCGCTCGGCGCTCTTCCCGTGCCCGGGACCGCCCCCTCTGCCAGAGCAGCCGATCGCGCCGAAACGACCGTGGACTATCGCGCTGCCGCGCGCGAACTCGCGCCGCTGATCGATGCGCGCTACGCCTATCGCGAAACCCTGCCGCATGGCCTTTTCGCGCTCACACCCGTTCTCGCCGCGGAAGCGGACTCGGTGCACGACGCCCGCTCGCTGTTGCGGTTCGCCGAGCGGGCACTGTTCCTCCTCGCCGATCATCACGCCAGCACCGGCTCCAACCTCGCCGACAGCTGGGGCCTGGTCCCGAGCTACTCGGACCTCTGGCTGGAGAAACAAGGCGATGCCTTCGTCGTCACTGCGGTTCGCGAGGGCAGCCCGGCGGCGCGAGCGGGCATCACGCCCGGAGCGCGGCTGCTCGCAGTGGACGGGGTCGCAATCCAACAGGCCGTAAGCGCCTTCTGGGCCGACCTCGGCACCACCGGCTCACCGGTCCGGGACGCCTTTGCCGCGCGGGTCCTGGCAACCGGACGGCGCGATCGCCCCAGGCGGCTGACCCTGCAGCTACCGGGTAAGCCGCCACGCGACTACGCACTCGCCAATCTCTATCAGGCGGCAACGGGCGCCGAAGACGCCACCGGTCCGATCACCGTCTCGTCTGCGCCCGGCGCGGCGACGATCCGGTTCGCCAATTCCCTTGGGGACGGCGATGCTATCGCGGCATTCGACGCGGCGATGGCGCGGATCGATCCCGCCGCTCCGGTCGTCATCGACCTGACCGACACGCCGAGCGGCGGCAACACGGTCGTCGCGCGCGCCATCATGGGCTGGTTCGCGAAGGAGGCGACACCGTATCAACGCCATGCGGACCCAGCCGAAGAGCGGGAAACGGGCATCGCGCATCAATGGCTGGAACTGGTCATGCCGCGCGGTCGCTACCACGCCGGCGCCGTCACCGTCCGGGTGGGCCGATGGACAGGCAGCATGGGCGAAGGGCTGGCGATCGGATTGGCGCAGCTGGGCGCGCATGTGTGCGGCGGACCGATGGCGGGCCTGCGCGGCTCGATCGAGAGCTTCCCCCTCCGCGATGGCGGCGTGCGGATCGCGTTCCCGACGCAGAGACTCATGACCGTGAACGGCACCCCGCGCGAAGAGGTTGTCCCTCCACCATGCGCGTCTGGCGGCTAG
- the dxs gene encoding 1-deoxy-D-xylulose-5-phosphate synthase, with amino-acid sequence MSSRPDTPLLDTVDTPKDLRKLEASQLRQLSDELREEMISAVGSTGGHLGSGLGVVELSVALHYVFDTPEDKLIWDVGHQAYPHKILTGRRDRIRTLRQGGGLSGFTKRTESEYDPFGAAHSSTSISAALGFAIANKLNDRPGRGIAVIGDGAMSAGMAYEAMNNAEAAGNRLIVILNDNDMSIAPPVGGLSAYLARMVSSSEYLGLRTLASKVARKFSRKVHQGLEKAEEYARGMATGGTLFEELGFYYVGPIDGHNLDHLIPVLENVRDSGQGPILVHVVTKKGKGYAPAENSADKYHGVAKFDVVTGEQKKSKGGPPNYQNVFGETLAKLAETDDRICAITAAMPSGTGVDKFAQAHPTRAFDVGIAEQHGVTFAAGLAAQGMRPFAAIYSTFLQRAYDQVVHDVAIQNLPVRFAIDRAGLVGADGATHAGSFDVTYLATLPNFVVMAAADEAELVHMTYTAAEHDSGPIALRYPRGSGTGVAMPETPELLEIGKGRIVREGTKVAILSLGTRLAEAHKAADQLEAKGLSTTIADMRFAKPLDTALIEKIMRSHEVVVTIEEAAIGGLGAHVLTYASDAGLLDAGLKIRTMRLPDIFQDQDAPEKQYDEAGLNAPDIVETVLKALRHNSAGVEEARA; translated from the coding sequence ATGAGTTCCAGACCCGATACCCCGCTGCTCGATACCGTCGACACTCCCAAGGATTTGCGCAAGCTCGAGGCGAGCCAGTTGCGGCAGCTTTCCGACGAACTGCGCGAAGAAATGATTTCCGCCGTCGGCAGCACCGGCGGCCACCTCGGCTCCGGGCTTGGCGTGGTCGAGCTGAGCGTCGCGCTCCATTATGTCTTCGACACGCCGGAGGACAAGCTGATCTGGGACGTGGGCCATCAGGCCTACCCGCACAAGATCCTGACCGGGCGGCGCGACCGCATCCGCACGCTGCGCCAGGGCGGCGGGTTGTCGGGCTTCACCAAGCGGACCGAAAGCGAATACGATCCGTTCGGCGCGGCGCATTCCAGCACCTCGATCTCGGCCGCGCTAGGCTTCGCCATCGCCAACAAGCTGAACGACCGCCCTGGCCGGGGGATCGCGGTGATCGGCGACGGCGCGATGAGCGCAGGCATGGCCTACGAGGCGATGAACAACGCGGAAGCGGCAGGCAATCGCCTGATCGTGATCCTGAACGACAACGACATGTCGATCGCCCCGCCGGTGGGCGGCCTCTCCGCCTATCTCGCCCGTATGGTCTCCTCCAGCGAGTATCTCGGCCTGCGCACCCTTGCCAGCAAGGTTGCGCGCAAGTTCAGCCGAAAGGTTCATCAGGGGCTGGAGAAGGCCGAGGAATATGCTCGCGGCATGGCGACCGGAGGCACCTTGTTCGAAGAGCTGGGCTTCTATTACGTCGGCCCGATCGACGGACACAATCTCGATCACCTGATCCCGGTGCTGGAGAATGTCCGCGACAGTGGCCAGGGTCCGATTCTGGTTCATGTCGTGACCAAGAAGGGGAAGGGCTACGCCCCGGCGGAAAACAGCGCTGATAAATATCACGGCGTCGCCAAGTTCGACGTCGTCACCGGCGAGCAGAAGAAGTCGAAGGGTGGACCGCCGAACTACCAGAATGTGTTCGGCGAAACGCTGGCGAAACTCGCCGAGACGGACGACCGTATCTGCGCGATCACCGCCGCCATGCCCAGCGGCACCGGGGTGGACAAGTTCGCGCAGGCGCATCCCACCCGCGCCTTCGACGTCGGCATCGCGGAGCAGCACGGGGTGACCTTCGCCGCCGGGCTCGCGGCGCAGGGAATGCGGCCCTTCGCTGCAATCTATTCGACCTTCCTCCAGCGCGCCTACGACCAGGTCGTGCACGACGTCGCGATCCAGAACCTGCCGGTGCGCTTCGCGATCGACCGCGCCGGGCTGGTCGGGGCGGACGGCGCGACCCATGCGGGCAGCTTCGATGTGACCTATCTGGCCACCCTGCCCAATTTCGTGGTGATGGCGGCGGCGGACGAGGCGGAGCTGGTCCATATGACCTACACCGCGGCGGAGCACGACAGCGGCCCGATCGCGCTGCGCTATCCGCGCGGCAGCGGCACCGGGGTGGCGATGCCCGAAACGCCCGAACTGCTGGAGATCGGGAAGGGCCGGATCGTGCGCGAGGGGACGAAGGTCGCGATCCTGTCGCTCGGCACGCGGCTGGCGGAAGCGCACAAGGCGGCCGATCAGCTGGAGGCGAAGGGGCTGTCGACCACCATCGCCGACATGCGTTTCGCCAAGCCGCTCGATACCGCGCTGATCGAGAAGATCATGCGCAGCCACGAGGTCGTGGTGACGATCGAGGAAGCCGCGATCGGCGGCCTTGGCGCGCATGTCCTGACCTACGCCAGCGACGCTGGGCTGCTGGATGCCGGCCTCAAGATCCGCACAATGCGACTGCCTGATATCTTCCAGGACCAGGACGCGCCCGAGAAGCAGTACGACGAGGCCGGGCTCAACGCGCCCGACATTGTCGAGACGGTGCTGAAGGCGCTGCGCCACAACAGCGCAGGGGTGGAGGAAGCGCGGGCCTGA
- a CDS encoding Fur family transcriptional regulator: protein MASAHKHHEHEGADLIAAAQRTLEDHGERWTGMRSEVFEELARHDRPASAYDIADNLSARRGSRVAPNSVYRILDIFVRNNLANRIESANAFLVNTHPGCRHDCVFLICDDCGAATHFDDDRLTKSLRQAGRDHGFSDVRPVVELRGLCSACA from the coding sequence ATGGCTAGCGCACACAAACACCACGAACACGAAGGCGCCGATCTGATCGCGGCGGCGCAAAGGACGCTCGAGGATCATGGCGAGCGGTGGACGGGCATGCGCAGCGAGGTGTTCGAGGAACTGGCCCGGCACGATCGCCCCGCCAGCGCTTACGACATTGCCGACAATCTGAGCGCGCGCCGCGGTAGCCGGGTCGCGCCAAACAGTGTTTATCGCATCCTCGATATCTTCGTTCGCAACAATCTCGCTAACCGGATCGAGAGCGCGAACGCGTTCCTGGTGAACACACATCCGGGGTGCCGCCACGATTGCGTGTTCCTGATCTGCGACGATTGCGGCGCGGCGACCCATTTCGACGACGACCGTCTGACGAAATCGCTTCGCCAGGCGGGGCGGGACCACGGGTTCAGCGATGTCCGTCCGGTCGTCGAGCTGCGCGGGCTCTGCAGCGCCTGCGCCTGA
- the msrA gene encoding peptide-methionine (S)-S-oxide reductase MsrA yields the protein MKARRSLLALAGGLGLAVAACQQPAFAAEEFVRAPAAKAEAHESGGLKTAIFAGGCFWGIEAVFSHVKGVKSAVSGYHGGTEKTANYATVSTGRTGHAEAVKITYDPKVVRYDQLMRIFFSVGADPTQKNRQGPDVGTQYRTAIVPLSAEQNRVAKAYLAQMKAGNSWGRPIVATIERGQAFYPADAHHQDFAAKNPNHPYIRRWDAPKVAALSKYYPQFYSRSFQRN from the coding sequence ATGAAAGCACGCCGTTCGCTTCTCGCGCTCGCTGGTGGGCTGGGTCTGGCGGTGGCTGCGTGCCAACAGCCCGCCTTCGCCGCGGAAGAATTCGTGCGCGCGCCTGCCGCAAAGGCGGAGGCGCACGAGAGCGGCGGGCTCAAGACCGCTATCTTCGCCGGTGGTTGCTTCTGGGGCATCGAGGCCGTATTCAGCCATGTGAAGGGCGTGAAAAGCGCCGTTAGCGGCTATCATGGCGGGACCGAGAAGACCGCCAACTACGCCACGGTTTCCACCGGGCGGACTGGGCATGCGGAAGCCGTCAAGATCACCTATGACCCCAAGGTCGTGCGCTACGATCAGCTGATGCGCATCTTCTTTTCGGTGGGTGCCGATCCGACGCAGAAGAACCGGCAGGGTCCGGATGTCGGCACGCAATACCGCACCGCGATCGTGCCCCTCAGCGCGGAGCAGAACCGGGTGGCGAAGGCGTATCTGGCTCAGATGAAGGCTGGCAATAGCTGGGGTCGTCCCATCGTGGCGACGATCGAACGCGGTCAGGCCTTTTATCCCGCCGACGCGCATCATCAGGATTTCGCCGCGAAGAACCCGAATCATCCCTATATCCGGCGCTGGGATGCGCCCAAGGTCGCCGCGCTGTCGAAATACTACCCGCAGTTCTACTCCCGCAGTTTCCAGCGCAATTGA
- the purH gene encoding bifunctional phosphoribosylaminoimidazolecarboxamide formyltransferase/IMP cyclohydrolase: MAEPKITRALLSVSDKSGLVELGRALAERGVELVSTGGTAKTLRDAGLNVRDVSDLTGFPEMMDGRVKTLHPMVHGGLLAVRDDPAHAAAMEEHAIGPIDLVVVNLYPFAQTVAKGAERPEIIENIDIGGPSMVRSAAKNHQFVTIVTDPADYDTLIAELGEGDGATSLSFRREMAAKAFSATAAYDSMISQWFAFADQGEKFPRQVSMTRVLSGSLRYGENPHQDAALYLPGGPHVRGLPQAEQVQGKALSYNNYNDANAALELAAEFRGQDPAVVIVKHANPCGVAQRGTLLDAWHDALSCDSVSAFGGIVATNVPLDGPTAEAICEIFTEVVVAPAADEAARAAFAKKKNLRLLVTGDLPDPRRPGQTLAIIAGGILVQDRDNAAIDVAALKTVTKREPSEQEMKDCLFAWTVARHVKSNAIVYAKDGATAGIGAGQMNRRDSSRIAAMKAAEAAEKYGWDRPRTVGSAVASDAFFPFADGLLAAAEAGATAVIQPGGSIRDDEVIAAADEAGLAMVFTGMRHFRH; this comes from the coding sequence ATGGCCGAACCGAAGATCACGCGGGCGCTGCTGTCCGTGTCCGACAAGAGCGGCCTCGTCGAGCTGGGCCGCGCACTGGCGGAACGCGGCGTCGAACTCGTTTCCACCGGCGGCACGGCGAAGACGCTGCGCGATGCGGGCCTGAACGTGCGCGACGTTTCCGATCTGACGGGCTTTCCCGAAATGATGGATGGCCGGGTCAAGACACTGCACCCGATGGTGCATGGCGGGCTGCTCGCGGTGCGCGACGACCCGGCGCATGCGGCGGCGATGGAAGAGCACGCGATCGGGCCGATCGATCTCGTCGTCGTCAATCTCTATCCCTTCGCCCAGACGGTCGCGAAGGGAGCGGAGCGGCCCGAGATCATCGAGAACATCGATATCGGCGGGCCCAGCATGGTTCGCTCGGCAGCGAAAAATCACCAATTCGTCACTATCGTAACCGATCCTGCCGATTACGACACGCTGATCGCGGAATTGGGCGAGGGCGATGGCGCCACCTCCCTGTCCTTCCGCCGCGAGATGGCGGCCAAGGCGTTCTCAGCCACCGCCGCCTACGATTCGATGATCTCGCAATGGTTCGCCTTTGCCGATCAGGGCGAAAAATTCCCCCGGCAGGTCAGCATGACGCGCGTGCTTTCGGGTTCGCTGCGTTATGGCGAGAACCCGCATCAGGACGCGGCGCTCTACCTGCCCGGCGGCCCCCATGTGCGCGGATTGCCGCAGGCGGAACAGGTTCAGGGCAAGGCGCTCAGCTACAACAATTACAACGATGCCAATGCCGCGCTGGAGCTGGCGGCGGAATTCCGTGGGCAGGATCCGGCGGTGGTGATCGTGAAGCACGCCAATCCGTGCGGCGTGGCGCAGCGCGGCACGTTGCTGGATGCGTGGCACGATGCCCTCTCCTGCGACAGCGTCTCGGCCTTCGGCGGCATCGTCGCGACCAACGTTCCGCTCGACGGCCCGACGGCGGAGGCCATCTGCGAGATCTTTACCGAGGTCGTCGTGGCTCCCGCGGCGGACGAGGCGGCGCGCGCTGCCTTCGCGAAGAAGAAGAACTTGCGCCTGCTTGTCACCGGCGACCTGCCCGACCCGCGCCGCCCGGGGCAGACGCTGGCGATCATCGCCGGCGGCATCCTGGTGCAGGACCGCGACAATGCCGCGATCGACGTGGCGGCGCTGAAAACGGTGACGAAGCGCGAGCCGAGCGAGCAGGAGATGAAGGATTGCCTGTTTGCCTGGACGGTCGCGCGACACGTCAAATCCAATGCCATCGTCTATGCGAAAGACGGTGCCACCGCCGGGATCGGCGCGGGGCAGATGAACCGCCGCGATTCGAGCCGGATCGCCGCGATGAAGGCGGCCGAGGCAGCGGAGAAATACGGCTGGGATAGGCCGCGCACGGTCGGCAGCGCGGTTGCCTCCGACGCCTTCTTCCCCTTCGCCGACGGTCTGCTGGCGGCGGCGGAGGCCGGTGCCACCGCCGTGATCCAGCCCGGTGGCTCGATCCGCGACGATGAAGTGATCGCGGCGGCGGACGAGGCCGGACTGGCGATGGTCTTTACCGGGATGCGCCACTTCCGGCACTGA